One genomic segment of Alosa sapidissima isolate fAloSap1 chromosome 13, fAloSap1.pri, whole genome shotgun sequence includes these proteins:
- the xpo7 gene encoding exportin-7 isoform X1: MEFSRATPQLTLPKHWKLNSLAQLEILCKQLYETTDTTTRLQAEKALVEFTNSPDCLNKCQLLLERGSSSYSQLLAATCLSKLVSRTSNPLPLEQRIDIRNYVLNYLASRPKLAAFVTQALIQLYARITKLGWFDCQKEDYVFRNVIVDVTRFLQDSVEHCIIGVTILSQLTNEINQVSSSALLNDADTTHPLTKHRKIASSFRDSSLFDIFTLSCNLLKQASGKNLNLNDESQHGLLMQLLKLAHNCLNFDFIGTSTDESSDDLCTVQIPTSWRSAFLDSSTLQLFFDLYHSIPPSLSPLVLSCLVQIASVRRSLFNNAERAKFLSHLVDGVKRILENPQSLSDPNNYHEFCRLLARLKSNYQLGELVKVENYPEVIRLIANFTVTSLQHWEFAPNSVHYLLSLWQRLAASVPYVKATEPHMLETYTPEVTKAYITSRLESVHIILRDGLEDPLDDAGLVQQQLDQLSTIGRCEYEKTCALLVQLFDQSAQSYQELLQSTNSSTMDIAVQEGRLTWLVYIIGAVIGGRVSFASTDEQDAMDGELVCRVLQLMNLTDSRLAQAGNEKLELAMLSFFEQFRKIYIGDQVQKSSKLYRRLSEVLGLNDETMVLSVFIGKIITNLKYWGQCEPITSKTLQLLNDLSIGYSSVRKLVKLSAVQFMLNNHTSEHFSFLGVNNQSNLSDMRCRTTFYTALGRLLMVDLVCMVVSAVGEDEDQFEQFMLPLTAAFEAVAAMFSTNTFNEQEAKRTLVGLVRDLRGIAFAFNAKTCFMMLFDWIYPSYMPILQRAIELWYHVPACTTPVLKLMAELVHNRSQRLQFDVSSPNGILLFRETSKMITTYGNRILTLGEVPKDQVYALKLKGISICFSMLKAVLSGNYVNFGVFRLYGDDALDNALQTFIKLLLSIPHSDLLDYPKLSQSYYSLLEVLTQDHMNFIASLEPHVVMYILSSISEGLTALDTMVCTGCCSSLDHIVTYLFKQLSRSTKKRAAPMAQESDRFLHIMQQHPEMIQQMLSTVLNIIIFEDCRNQWSMSRPLLGLILLNEKVGYFADLRNSIVNSQPPEKQQAMHLCFENLMEGIERNLLTKNRDRFTQNLSVFRREVNDSMKNSTYGVNSNDMMS, translated from the exons ATGGAATTCTCCCGCGCGACTCCTCAGCTTACGTTACCGAAACACTGGAAACTGAAT AGCCTAGCCCAGCTAGAGATCCTGTGCAAGCAGCTGTATGAGACCACAGACACCACCACCCGCCTGCAGGCTGAGAAGGCCTTGGTTGAGTTCACCAACAGTCCCGACTGCCTGAATAAATGCCAACTCCTGCTCGAGAGGGGAAGT TCATCCTACTCGCAGTTACTGGCTGCCACATGTCTCTCCAAACTGGTCTCCCGCACGAGCAACCCACTTCCTTTGGAACAGCGCATAGACATCC GGAATTATGTTCTTAACTACCTGGCGAGTCGGCCAAAGCTTGCTGCCTTTGTGACACAAGCATTGATCCAGCTCTATGCCAGAATCACCAAGCTTGGGTGGTTTGACTGCCAGAAGGAAGATTACGTCTTTAGGAATGTCATCGTAGATGTCACACGGTTCCTCCAG GACAGTGTTGAGCACTGCATCATTGGAGTAACTATTCTTTCTCAGCTTACCAATGAAATCAATCAAGTAAGTTCCTCTGCGCTCCTCAATGAT GCGGATACAACACATCCTCTGACTAAGCACCGGAAGATTGCGTCGTCGTTCCGGGACTCCTCGTTATTCGACATTTTCACGCTCTCCTGTAATCTCCTGAAACAG GCCTCGGGGaagaacttgaacttgaacgaTGAGAGCCAGCACGGGCTGCTCATGCAGCTGCTCAAGCTGGCCCACAATTGCCTCAACTTCGACTTCATCGGCACGTCCACGGATGAGTCCTCCGACGACCTGTGCACCGTCCAGATCCCCACCAGCTGGAgatcag CTTTTTTGGACTCCTCAACCCTCCAACTGTTTTTTGATTTGTATCATtccatccctccttccctttctcCTTTG GTACTGTCATGTCTAGTTCAGATTGCATCAGTCCGGAGGTCACTCTTTAACAATGCAGAGAGAGCAAAGTTCCTCTCTCATCTAGTAGATGGCGTCAAGAGGATCCTGGAAAATCCACAG agTCTGTCTGATCCAAACAATTACCATGAATTCTGTCGACTGCTGGCCAGACTAAAAAGTAACTATCAGCTTGGCGAGCTGGTAAAAGTAGAAAACTACCCTGAGGTTATAAGATTGATCGCCAATTTCACAGTCACCAGCTTACAG CACTGGGAGTTTGCCCCCAACAGCGTGCACTACCTGCTGAGCCTGTGGCAGCGGCTGGCGGCCTCTGTGCCCTACGTCAAGGCCACTGAGCCCCACATGCTGGAGACCTACACTCCAGAAGTGACCAAGGCCTACATCACCTCACGCCTCGAATCGGTGCACATCATCCTCAG GGATGGCCTGGAGGACCCACTAGATGACGCGGGCCTCGTGCAGCAGCAGCTGGACCAGCTGTCCACCATCGGCCGCTGCGAGTACGAGAAGACGTGCGCGCTGCTGGTGCAGCTCTTCGACCAGTCCGCCCAGTCCTACCAGGAGCTGCTCCAGTCCACCAACTCCAGCACGATGGACATCGCCGTTCAGGAAG gCCGACTAACTTGGCTGGTGTACATTATTGGGGCGGTGATTGGAGGCCGGGTTTCCTTTGCCAGTACAGATGAACAAGATGCAATGGATGGAGAGCTGGTTTGTCG aGTCTTGCAGTTGATGAACCTGACGGACTCGCGACTGGCACAGGCCGGCAACGAGAAACTGGAGCTGGCCATGCTCAGTTTCTTTGAGCAGTTCCGCAAAATCTACATCGGTGACCAGGTGCAGAAATCATCAAAG TTGTACCGGCGCCTCTCCGAAGTCTTGGGGCTTAATGATGAGACTATGGTACTCAGTGTGTTCATTGGGAAAAT AATTACCAATCTGAAGTACTGGGGACAGTGCGAACCGATCACCTCCAAGACACTACAGCTTCTCAACGACTTATCTATTGG GTACAGCAGTGTGAGAAAGCTGGTGAAACTCAGTGCAGTCCAGTTTATGCTGAATAACCACACA AGTGAGCACTTTTCCTTTCTGGGCGTAAACAATCAATCCAACCTCAGCGATATGAGGTGTCGGACAACCTTCTACACAGCCCTCGGTCGCCTGCTTATGGTAGATCTAG TATGTATGGTTGTGTCTGCTGTAGGGGAGGACGAGGACCAGTTCGAGCAGTTCATGCTTCCTCTAACTGCGGCGTTTGAAGCCGTCGCAGCAATGTTCAGCACTAACACTTTCAATGAACAAGAGGCCAAA AGGACATTAGTGGGACTGGTTCGAGACTTGCGAGGAATCGCCTTTGCTTTTAATGCAAAGACCTGCTTCATGATGCTATTTGACTGGAT CTACCCCTCTTACATGCCCATCCTGCAGAGGGCGATAGAGCTCTGGTACCACGTCCCTGCTTGCACCACTCCAGTACTCAAGCTGATGGCTGAACTCGTCCACAACAG GTCCCAGAGATTACAGTTTGACGTGTCATCGCCTAATGGAATTCTGTTGTTCAGAGAAACGAGCAAGATGATTACGACCTACG GGAACCGTATCCTGACTCTCGGCGAGGTGCCAAAGGACCAGGTGTACGCGCTGAAGCTGAAGGGCATCTCCATCTGCTTCTCTATGCTCAAGGCCGTGCTCAGCGGCAACTACGTCAACTTTGGCGTCTTCCGTCTCTACGGCGACGACGCCCTGGACAACGCCCTGCAGACCTTCATCAAgcttctcctctccatcccacACAGCGACCTGCTT GACTATCCGAAGCTCAGCCAGTCCTACTACTCGCTGCTGGAGGTGCTCACCCAGGACCACATGAACTTCATCGCCAGCCTGGAGCCTCATGTGGTCATGTACATCCTGTCCTCCATATCAGAGGGCCTCACTGCACTCG ATACAATGGTATGCACAGGATGTTGCTCCAGTCTAGACCACATAGTAACGTACCTGTTCAAGCAGCTCTCGCGCAGCACCAAGAAGCGAGCGGCTCCCATGGCCCAGGAGAGTGACCGCTTCCTGCACATCATGCAGCAGCACCCAGAGATGATTCAACAG ATGCTGTCAACTGTGctcaatattattatttttgaagaCTGCAGGAATCAGTGGTCAATGTCACGGCCACTGCTAGGCTTGATCCTGCTCAATGAGAAGGTAGGG TATTTCGCAGACTTGAGGAACAGCATTGTGAACAGCCAGCCGCCAGAGAAACAACAGGCCATGCACTTATGCTTTGAAAACTTAATGGAGGGTATAGAACGAAACCTGCTtaccaaaaacagagacag GTTTACACAGAACCTTTCAGTATTTAGAAGAGAAGTCAACGACTCCATGAAGAATTCCACTTACGGGGTAAACAGCAACGACATGATGAGCTGA
- the xpo7 gene encoding exportin-7 isoform X10: MADHVQSLAQLEILCKQLYETTDTTTRLQAEKALVEFTNSPDCLNKCQLLLERGSSSYSQLLAATCLSKLVSRTSNPLPLEQRIDIRNYVLNYLASRPKLAAFVTQALIQLYARITKLGWFDCQKEDYVFRNVIVDVTRFLQDSVEHCIIGVTILSQLTNEINQVSSSALLNDADTTHPLTKHRKIASSFRDSSLFDIFTLSCNLLKQASGKNLNLNDESQHGLLMQLLKLAHNCLNFDFIGTSTDESSDDLCTVQIPTSWRSAFLDSSTLQLFFDLYHSIPPSLSPLVLSCLVQIASVRRSLFNNAERAKFLSHLVDGVKRILENPQSLSDPNNYHEFCRLLARLKSNYQLGELVKVENYPEVIRLIANFTVTSLQHWEFAPNSVHYLLSLWQRLAASVPYVKATEPHMLETYTPEVTKAYITSRLESVHIILRDGLEDPLDDAGLVQQQLDQLSTIGRCEYEKTCALLVQLFDQSAQSYQELLQSTNSSTMDIAVQEGRLTWLVYIIGAVIGGRVSFASTDEQDAMDGELVCRVLQLMNLTDSRLAQAGNEKLELAMLSFFEQFRKIYIGDQVQKSSKLYRRLSEVLGLNDETMVLSVFIGKIITNLKYWGQCEPITSKTLQLLNDLSIGYSSVRKLVKLSAVQFMLNNHTSEHFSFLGVNNQSNLSDMRCRTTFYTALGRLLMVDLGEDEDQFEQFMLPLTAAFEAVAAMFSTNTFNEQEAKRTLVGLVRDLRGIAFAFNAKTCFMMLFDWIYPSYMPILQRAIELWYHVPACTTPVLKLMAELVHNRSQRLQFDVSSPNGILLFRETSKMITTYGNRILTLGEVPKDQVYALKLKGISICFSMLKAVLSGNYVNFGVFRLYGDDALDNALQTFIKLLLSIPHSDLLDYPKLSQSYYSLLEVLTQDHMNFIASLEPHVVMYILSSISEGLTALDTMVCTGCCSSLDHIVTYLFKQLSRSTKKRAAPMAQESDRFLHIMQQHPEMIQQMLSTVLNIIIFEDCRNQWSMSRPLLGLILLNEKYFADLRNSIVNSQPPEKQQAMHLCFENLMEGIERNLLTKNRDRFTQNLSVFRREVNDSMKNSTYGVNSNDMMS, from the exons ATGGCGGATCATGTGCAG AGCCTAGCCCAGCTAGAGATCCTGTGCAAGCAGCTGTATGAGACCACAGACACCACCACCCGCCTGCAGGCTGAGAAGGCCTTGGTTGAGTTCACCAACAGTCCCGACTGCCTGAATAAATGCCAACTCCTGCTCGAGAGGGGAAGT TCATCCTACTCGCAGTTACTGGCTGCCACATGTCTCTCCAAACTGGTCTCCCGCACGAGCAACCCACTTCCTTTGGAACAGCGCATAGACATCC GGAATTATGTTCTTAACTACCTGGCGAGTCGGCCAAAGCTTGCTGCCTTTGTGACACAAGCATTGATCCAGCTCTATGCCAGAATCACCAAGCTTGGGTGGTTTGACTGCCAGAAGGAAGATTACGTCTTTAGGAATGTCATCGTAGATGTCACACGGTTCCTCCAG GACAGTGTTGAGCACTGCATCATTGGAGTAACTATTCTTTCTCAGCTTACCAATGAAATCAATCAAGTAAGTTCCTCTGCGCTCCTCAATGAT GCGGATACAACACATCCTCTGACTAAGCACCGGAAGATTGCGTCGTCGTTCCGGGACTCCTCGTTATTCGACATTTTCACGCTCTCCTGTAATCTCCTGAAACAG GCCTCGGGGaagaacttgaacttgaacgaTGAGAGCCAGCACGGGCTGCTCATGCAGCTGCTCAAGCTGGCCCACAATTGCCTCAACTTCGACTTCATCGGCACGTCCACGGATGAGTCCTCCGACGACCTGTGCACCGTCCAGATCCCCACCAGCTGGAgatcag CTTTTTTGGACTCCTCAACCCTCCAACTGTTTTTTGATTTGTATCATtccatccctccttccctttctcCTTTG GTACTGTCATGTCTAGTTCAGATTGCATCAGTCCGGAGGTCACTCTTTAACAATGCAGAGAGAGCAAAGTTCCTCTCTCATCTAGTAGATGGCGTCAAGAGGATCCTGGAAAATCCACAG agTCTGTCTGATCCAAACAATTACCATGAATTCTGTCGACTGCTGGCCAGACTAAAAAGTAACTATCAGCTTGGCGAGCTGGTAAAAGTAGAAAACTACCCTGAGGTTATAAGATTGATCGCCAATTTCACAGTCACCAGCTTACAG CACTGGGAGTTTGCCCCCAACAGCGTGCACTACCTGCTGAGCCTGTGGCAGCGGCTGGCGGCCTCTGTGCCCTACGTCAAGGCCACTGAGCCCCACATGCTGGAGACCTACACTCCAGAAGTGACCAAGGCCTACATCACCTCACGCCTCGAATCGGTGCACATCATCCTCAG GGATGGCCTGGAGGACCCACTAGATGACGCGGGCCTCGTGCAGCAGCAGCTGGACCAGCTGTCCACCATCGGCCGCTGCGAGTACGAGAAGACGTGCGCGCTGCTGGTGCAGCTCTTCGACCAGTCCGCCCAGTCCTACCAGGAGCTGCTCCAGTCCACCAACTCCAGCACGATGGACATCGCCGTTCAGGAAG gCCGACTAACTTGGCTGGTGTACATTATTGGGGCGGTGATTGGAGGCCGGGTTTCCTTTGCCAGTACAGATGAACAAGATGCAATGGATGGAGAGCTGGTTTGTCG aGTCTTGCAGTTGATGAACCTGACGGACTCGCGACTGGCACAGGCCGGCAACGAGAAACTGGAGCTGGCCATGCTCAGTTTCTTTGAGCAGTTCCGCAAAATCTACATCGGTGACCAGGTGCAGAAATCATCAAAG TTGTACCGGCGCCTCTCCGAAGTCTTGGGGCTTAATGATGAGACTATGGTACTCAGTGTGTTCATTGGGAAAAT AATTACCAATCTGAAGTACTGGGGACAGTGCGAACCGATCACCTCCAAGACACTACAGCTTCTCAACGACTTATCTATTGG GTACAGCAGTGTGAGAAAGCTGGTGAAACTCAGTGCAGTCCAGTTTATGCTGAATAACCACACA AGTGAGCACTTTTCCTTTCTGGGCGTAAACAATCAATCCAACCTCAGCGATATGAGGTGTCGGACAACCTTCTACACAGCCCTCGGTCGCCTGCTTATGGTAGATCTAG GGGAGGACGAGGACCAGTTCGAGCAGTTCATGCTTCCTCTAACTGCGGCGTTTGAAGCCGTCGCAGCAATGTTCAGCACTAACACTTTCAATGAACAAGAGGCCAAA AGGACATTAGTGGGACTGGTTCGAGACTTGCGAGGAATCGCCTTTGCTTTTAATGCAAAGACCTGCTTCATGATGCTATTTGACTGGAT CTACCCCTCTTACATGCCCATCCTGCAGAGGGCGATAGAGCTCTGGTACCACGTCCCTGCTTGCACCACTCCAGTACTCAAGCTGATGGCTGAACTCGTCCACAACAG GTCCCAGAGATTACAGTTTGACGTGTCATCGCCTAATGGAATTCTGTTGTTCAGAGAAACGAGCAAGATGATTACGACCTACG GGAACCGTATCCTGACTCTCGGCGAGGTGCCAAAGGACCAGGTGTACGCGCTGAAGCTGAAGGGCATCTCCATCTGCTTCTCTATGCTCAAGGCCGTGCTCAGCGGCAACTACGTCAACTTTGGCGTCTTCCGTCTCTACGGCGACGACGCCCTGGACAACGCCCTGCAGACCTTCATCAAgcttctcctctccatcccacACAGCGACCTGCTT GACTATCCGAAGCTCAGCCAGTCCTACTACTCGCTGCTGGAGGTGCTCACCCAGGACCACATGAACTTCATCGCCAGCCTGGAGCCTCATGTGGTCATGTACATCCTGTCCTCCATATCAGAGGGCCTCACTGCACTCG ATACAATGGTATGCACAGGATGTTGCTCCAGTCTAGACCACATAGTAACGTACCTGTTCAAGCAGCTCTCGCGCAGCACCAAGAAGCGAGCGGCTCCCATGGCCCAGGAGAGTGACCGCTTCCTGCACATCATGCAGCAGCACCCAGAGATGATTCAACAG ATGCTGTCAACTGTGctcaatattattatttttgaagaCTGCAGGAATCAGTGGTCAATGTCACGGCCACTGCTAGGCTTGATCCTGCTCAATGAGAAG TATTTCGCAGACTTGAGGAACAGCATTGTGAACAGCCAGCCGCCAGAGAAACAACAGGCCATGCACTTATGCTTTGAAAACTTAATGGAGGGTATAGAACGAAACCTGCTtaccaaaaacagagacag GTTTACACAGAACCTTTCAGTATTTAGAAGAGAAGTCAACGACTCCATGAAGAATTCCACTTACGGGGTAAACAGCAACGACATGATGAGCTGA
- the xpo7 gene encoding exportin-7 isoform X11, translating to MADHVQSLAQLEILCKQLYETTDTTTRLQAEKALVEFTNSPDCLNKCQLLLERGSSSYSQLLAATCLSKLVSRTSNPLPLEQRIDIRNYVLNYLASRPKLAAFVTQALIQLYARITKLGWFDCQKEDYVFRNVIVDVTRFLQDSVEHCIIGVTILSQLTNEINQADTTHPLTKHRKIASSFRDSSLFDIFTLSCNLLKQASGKNLNLNDESQHGLLMQLLKLAHNCLNFDFIGTSTDESSDDLCTVQIPTSWRSAFLDSSTLQLFFDLYHSIPPSLSPLVLSCLVQIASVRRSLFNNAERAKFLSHLVDGVKRILENPQSLSDPNNYHEFCRLLARLKSNYQLGELVKVENYPEVIRLIANFTVTSLQHWEFAPNSVHYLLSLWQRLAASVPYVKATEPHMLETYTPEVTKAYITSRLESVHIILRDGLEDPLDDAGLVQQQLDQLSTIGRCEYEKTCALLVQLFDQSAQSYQELLQSTNSSTMDIAVQEGRLTWLVYIIGAVIGGRVSFASTDEQDAMDGELVCRVLQLMNLTDSRLAQAGNEKLELAMLSFFEQFRKIYIGDQVQKSSKLYRRLSEVLGLNDETMVLSVFIGKIITNLKYWGQCEPITSKTLQLLNDLSIGYSSVRKLVKLSAVQFMLNNHTSEHFSFLGVNNQSNLSDMRCRTTFYTALGRLLMVDLGEDEDQFEQFMLPLTAAFEAVAAMFSTNTFNEQEAKRTLVGLVRDLRGIAFAFNAKTCFMMLFDWIYPSYMPILQRAIELWYHVPACTTPVLKLMAELVHNRSQRLQFDVSSPNGILLFRETSKMITTYGNRILTLGEVPKDQVYALKLKGISICFSMLKAVLSGNYVNFGVFRLYGDDALDNALQTFIKLLLSIPHSDLLDYPKLSQSYYSLLEVLTQDHMNFIASLEPHVVMYILSSISEGLTALDTMVCTGCCSSLDHIVTYLFKQLSRSTKKRAAPMAQESDRFLHIMQQHPEMIQQMLSTVLNIIIFEDCRNQWSMSRPLLGLILLNEKYFADLRNSIVNSQPPEKQQAMHLCFENLMEGIERNLLTKNRDRFTQNLSVFRREVNDSMKNSTYGVNSNDMMS from the exons ATGGCGGATCATGTGCAG AGCCTAGCCCAGCTAGAGATCCTGTGCAAGCAGCTGTATGAGACCACAGACACCACCACCCGCCTGCAGGCTGAGAAGGCCTTGGTTGAGTTCACCAACAGTCCCGACTGCCTGAATAAATGCCAACTCCTGCTCGAGAGGGGAAGT TCATCCTACTCGCAGTTACTGGCTGCCACATGTCTCTCCAAACTGGTCTCCCGCACGAGCAACCCACTTCCTTTGGAACAGCGCATAGACATCC GGAATTATGTTCTTAACTACCTGGCGAGTCGGCCAAAGCTTGCTGCCTTTGTGACACAAGCATTGATCCAGCTCTATGCCAGAATCACCAAGCTTGGGTGGTTTGACTGCCAGAAGGAAGATTACGTCTTTAGGAATGTCATCGTAGATGTCACACGGTTCCTCCAG GACAGTGTTGAGCACTGCATCATTGGAGTAACTATTCTTTCTCAGCTTACCAATGAAATCAATCAA GCGGATACAACACATCCTCTGACTAAGCACCGGAAGATTGCGTCGTCGTTCCGGGACTCCTCGTTATTCGACATTTTCACGCTCTCCTGTAATCTCCTGAAACAG GCCTCGGGGaagaacttgaacttgaacgaTGAGAGCCAGCACGGGCTGCTCATGCAGCTGCTCAAGCTGGCCCACAATTGCCTCAACTTCGACTTCATCGGCACGTCCACGGATGAGTCCTCCGACGACCTGTGCACCGTCCAGATCCCCACCAGCTGGAgatcag CTTTTTTGGACTCCTCAACCCTCCAACTGTTTTTTGATTTGTATCATtccatccctccttccctttctcCTTTG GTACTGTCATGTCTAGTTCAGATTGCATCAGTCCGGAGGTCACTCTTTAACAATGCAGAGAGAGCAAAGTTCCTCTCTCATCTAGTAGATGGCGTCAAGAGGATCCTGGAAAATCCACAG agTCTGTCTGATCCAAACAATTACCATGAATTCTGTCGACTGCTGGCCAGACTAAAAAGTAACTATCAGCTTGGCGAGCTGGTAAAAGTAGAAAACTACCCTGAGGTTATAAGATTGATCGCCAATTTCACAGTCACCAGCTTACAG CACTGGGAGTTTGCCCCCAACAGCGTGCACTACCTGCTGAGCCTGTGGCAGCGGCTGGCGGCCTCTGTGCCCTACGTCAAGGCCACTGAGCCCCACATGCTGGAGACCTACACTCCAGAAGTGACCAAGGCCTACATCACCTCACGCCTCGAATCGGTGCACATCATCCTCAG GGATGGCCTGGAGGACCCACTAGATGACGCGGGCCTCGTGCAGCAGCAGCTGGACCAGCTGTCCACCATCGGCCGCTGCGAGTACGAGAAGACGTGCGCGCTGCTGGTGCAGCTCTTCGACCAGTCCGCCCAGTCCTACCAGGAGCTGCTCCAGTCCACCAACTCCAGCACGATGGACATCGCCGTTCAGGAAG gCCGACTAACTTGGCTGGTGTACATTATTGGGGCGGTGATTGGAGGCCGGGTTTCCTTTGCCAGTACAGATGAACAAGATGCAATGGATGGAGAGCTGGTTTGTCG aGTCTTGCAGTTGATGAACCTGACGGACTCGCGACTGGCACAGGCCGGCAACGAGAAACTGGAGCTGGCCATGCTCAGTTTCTTTGAGCAGTTCCGCAAAATCTACATCGGTGACCAGGTGCAGAAATCATCAAAG TTGTACCGGCGCCTCTCCGAAGTCTTGGGGCTTAATGATGAGACTATGGTACTCAGTGTGTTCATTGGGAAAAT AATTACCAATCTGAAGTACTGGGGACAGTGCGAACCGATCACCTCCAAGACACTACAGCTTCTCAACGACTTATCTATTGG GTACAGCAGTGTGAGAAAGCTGGTGAAACTCAGTGCAGTCCAGTTTATGCTGAATAACCACACA AGTGAGCACTTTTCCTTTCTGGGCGTAAACAATCAATCCAACCTCAGCGATATGAGGTGTCGGACAACCTTCTACACAGCCCTCGGTCGCCTGCTTATGGTAGATCTAG GGGAGGACGAGGACCAGTTCGAGCAGTTCATGCTTCCTCTAACTGCGGCGTTTGAAGCCGTCGCAGCAATGTTCAGCACTAACACTTTCAATGAACAAGAGGCCAAA AGGACATTAGTGGGACTGGTTCGAGACTTGCGAGGAATCGCCTTTGCTTTTAATGCAAAGACCTGCTTCATGATGCTATTTGACTGGAT CTACCCCTCTTACATGCCCATCCTGCAGAGGGCGATAGAGCTCTGGTACCACGTCCCTGCTTGCACCACTCCAGTACTCAAGCTGATGGCTGAACTCGTCCACAACAG GTCCCAGAGATTACAGTTTGACGTGTCATCGCCTAATGGAATTCTGTTGTTCAGAGAAACGAGCAAGATGATTACGACCTACG GGAACCGTATCCTGACTCTCGGCGAGGTGCCAAAGGACCAGGTGTACGCGCTGAAGCTGAAGGGCATCTCCATCTGCTTCTCTATGCTCAAGGCCGTGCTCAGCGGCAACTACGTCAACTTTGGCGTCTTCCGTCTCTACGGCGACGACGCCCTGGACAACGCCCTGCAGACCTTCATCAAgcttctcctctccatcccacACAGCGACCTGCTT GACTATCCGAAGCTCAGCCAGTCCTACTACTCGCTGCTGGAGGTGCTCACCCAGGACCACATGAACTTCATCGCCAGCCTGGAGCCTCATGTGGTCATGTACATCCTGTCCTCCATATCAGAGGGCCTCACTGCACTCG ATACAATGGTATGCACAGGATGTTGCTCCAGTCTAGACCACATAGTAACGTACCTGTTCAAGCAGCTCTCGCGCAGCACCAAGAAGCGAGCGGCTCCCATGGCCCAGGAGAGTGACCGCTTCCTGCACATCATGCAGCAGCACCCAGAGATGATTCAACAG ATGCTGTCAACTGTGctcaatattattatttttgaagaCTGCAGGAATCAGTGGTCAATGTCACGGCCACTGCTAGGCTTGATCCTGCTCAATGAGAAG TATTTCGCAGACTTGAGGAACAGCATTGTGAACAGCCAGCCGCCAGAGAAACAACAGGCCATGCACTTATGCTTTGAAAACTTAATGGAGGGTATAGAACGAAACCTGCTtaccaaaaacagagacag GTTTACACAGAACCTTTCAGTATTTAGAAGAGAAGTCAACGACTCCATGAAGAATTCCACTTACGGGGTAAACAGCAACGACATGATGAGCTGA